From the genome of Amyelois transitella isolate CPQ chromosome 29, ilAmyTran1.1, whole genome shotgun sequence:
TAATTACATAAcctcaaatttttgtttaactttCTTATTTACACTGGTTTCGTGTCGTATTTTATCAATAGTTGTTAATAGATATTTCGTTATTATATATTGCGACATTCCgttctttcatttattttcagtctctgcttatttattatctgtattgtttgtatttcataatatttgtttatcttGTCACATCTCTGTGGGGGGGTTGATAACTTCATGTAATCCCACGATTTATCTGAGATTACATTTGGGTCAATTAGAATTtgtatatttgaatttgaacataTTTGATAAGCCTTGTTtctactcatattatgcaaataaaagtttgtataacaatatttttttttacactccattttgtttgtttaacagtattaatatatgttttgtttgtttcagcTCTTACGCCCTGAGAAGGGTAAGAGATGCATTCAAAGAGAACCAGAGTGTTACAGACACAAAGACAATCACCAAACAGATAGAGTTTGCCAAAGACAATTTATCAATGTTGAAACGACAGGTAAAACTTATGGAAGTTAACTTATTATGTATGCTTTTAACTTcatgcatatagtcacgtctatatcccttacggggtagacaaagacaacagtcccgaaaagatggccacgttcagctgctcagctgaatgatggaattaagatccaaatagtgtcgcctaaaaaaaggattgcaattttataagcctattccttagtcgccttttacgacatccatgggaaagagatggagtggtcctattcttttttgtattggtgcagggaaccacacggcacaacttactttcgtaatttttttcttttaagctttttggtttctgacacaaatagaataggatcactccatctctttcccgcatggcgactaaggcattGGCGTATTAACatgggattccttttgtaaGCAATAGGCTagtgacctgtcactatttgaatctcaattccatcgtatTCCAATACAGCTgtatgtggcctttcagtcttttcaagactgttggctctgttttccccgcaagggataaagacgtaactatatgtatgcatgttataatattatttcatatcggatttttattattttcaggttATCATAGGGAACATGTACAAGACGGAGAAACTTGTTATAGAGAATTTAGGATAAACCGTGTGTTTGCTGATCTCAACGGTAGAACATGACTAAAGGAgaaaaaaatgcaatgttAACTCATCTAGGCACTTCACTGTGGATTTCTTATTACTAGAATGATAATCCAACTTTAACAAGCTGataattcttttgtttaacaaaattaGCGTTGCACCCTTTCAAtcaactttatacatacatacatacaatcacgcctatatcccttgcggggtagacagagccaacagtttaaaaaacaacaaatttaattttattttatctatatatttgcAAATTAGAACAAATTTAATCATGATGTTTGGAAGTCATTTTACAGATGTTCCATTCCATTCAAATAATGATCTTAATTTAATGCAATAAAACACTCAGTcataaactttaatattaacCCAAATGTAACAGTTgtgtggcgaaatctataagtcacaaaaataaaaaaataataaaatcacgcgacgctttcaatcaaaaacagcgaaaatcgcacaagcaaagatttcacggattggagctataaatacaacctccgacacaacatcgtctgtcgcgcggttccccaggcgtcacaccagcctggcggaagatcttccctttgtggcggtcgagccgaaatatcgctcccgctacaagttTATGATTGTGCGAATACTTTATTGTGTGCTGTATTTTCATACGTTTAAGATTCTATTTCGAATGGAAGGAGGAATTTGTTTCTTTCGCACACCTTTTCAGAAGAATTGTgggtctattttttttttgtatatctaTGGGTGcaccatttatatttttaatgcttaAGTCACTGTTTTTGTTAatgataaagttaaatttaacgtAATGCAATACGCTGTATAAGAAATAAGAAGTACAAATTTGGCTTTGGTAACTACTAccattcacgtctatatcccttgcggggtagacagagcctacagtcttttcaataaaagactgaatggccacgttcagctatttggctttaagatagaattgagattcaaatagtgacaggttgctagcacatcgcctaaaacaagaatccaaATATAATGAGCATATCCCTTCGAAATAGaaagagtggttctattatttttattggtgccaagaaccacaAGAATATGTCGCGTTTCGCGCCATATTAAGAAAGCGATAGATTGACGCGCGATAATAACAGCGTCGCGCGAGCCATGCTGAGCTTCGAAATcgaaagaatataaaaaattacaaataatagatctcttaaatctaaatcatggacgactGCACATTGtcttcatttaaaaaagaaatgcaaatgtaaaattttatattatttcgaattCTGTAAGTCTAAGGTTATgtcatgaaataaataatattgccgtgtggttcctggtatCTAGTGCAACTTATACTaagactattttcaaagttatgtacgttagtttgaatactaaccgatttTCCTCCGATGGTTTCCTCactatgttttccctcaccgtaagagaaacctgcacattcaggcaactggatgtgtaaccatgatcgatccaataaggttaggttcccctgcaatggttgcggaggtcagacgggagtcgcttcgtgtaataacctgactcacccaatccaggatccgtggtcaaaggcgcaccccgggctcctctccagagtggtgaggatgcgaccgggactaaagccaggaggtagaaggtcataaaattaatttgtattcattTGCCTTACAGTAAGCATCAAATGAccgattattttttggttcatCAAAATGGGATACCAATGTATCATGCTTTTGCATAGTATAGTACAGTAGGTTATACAGAAAAGTATACAAGTTAAGCTAAGATTGTATGACAGTAGTACACCTAATTTTCTATGTAGCCCACTGTACATAAAactaatatgtatgtttcaaaACAAAAGACCAATTAAATTGGATGTTCTAAATTTGAGTTTTCAACATTGatatcaaattatttgtaGATGCGTTGGGCgcttataatgtttttatgtgttaacaaaattttatctgttttatattttaagcttAGTTTAGTatgttaaatgtaaataaaagaatacttgtttaattttgttattatttatttctgacaatttcgaaaaataaaattgattgcacaaaatttttgtttgtagacTCAAATCTacattatctatattaattcttaaattacattttttcagtttatttttttaaaccacatgtttaaaataatagaatttaaaaaatataatacagtgAAACCTGGTTAAGTGGGACCTGGATAAGTGAGAAACCTCTTTTATTAAGAGTTGCAATGAGGTCCCGgttctttttcattaaattaccTCTGTTAATGGGACTTTTTGAAACTGGTTAAATGAGATTTGGATTCTAAGACTTTTTCGATGTTTACCTCTATAATTGAGATTGTGTAGCTCAATTATCTGTATAAGTGAGACAAATTAATCAGGTCTGAACACGTTTTGACATGtttgtttacaaacatttCGCATCGTCTTCCGCGCATGCTTTGTTTATCAGTAGGTACTATCTCAGGTTTTGATCTTAAAACAAGGAAATAAAAGTGTACAAAATGTCTAAACGTAAATATAAAACGTTATCAGtatctgaaaaattaaaacttctatCAGATTATGATTGTGGAAAGTCGCGTGATGAACTGTGTAGGGAGAATAACATACCAAAGTCAACCCTGTgtagaattattcaaaataacgAGAAAATTCGGTCTCAGTGTATTGATGGAAAAGGAAAACTCAAACGAATACGAGCCGCAGAGTATCCTGAACTTGAAAAGTGTCTCTGTACATGGATAAAGCAGGTACGGAATAATAACATTCCAATAAGCGGACCAATGATTAAAGagaaagctgaagaatttgcaaaaaaagctccattttgataatttttctgGCAGTAATGGGTGGTTGGAAGGATTTAAGAAAAGAAACGATATCACATTCAAAAATGTTTGTGGCGAGAGCAATTCTGTGGACAATAACGAATGTAATGAGTGGATTAAAAACCTTCCAGCTTTATTACACGATTATTCCCCCGATGACGTATTCAACGCCGATGAAGCGGGCTTATTCTACAAGTGTCTTCCGGATAAAACATTTACGTTCAAAGGTCAGCCTTGCCATGGTGGTAAATTGAGTAAAGATCGGGTCACAGTACTTGTAAGTGCAAATATGTCTGGGACTGAAAAACTGCCACTTCTTTTAATTGGAAAATCTAAGAGCCCAAGATGCTTCAAGGGTATTAAAATGTTGcctgttaattataaaaacaataaaaaggcCTGGATGACTTCTGAATTATTTGCAGATTGGTTAAAAAAAGTGAACGCCGATATGAGGGCCCAAAAACGAAAGATCATTATGTTTGTTGACAACTGCACAGCTCACAACAATATGCCCAAATTAGACTATGTTACATTATTGTACTTACCCGCCAATACCACAAGTAAATTACAGCCCATGGATCAGGGTATTATCAACAACTTTAAGGTTTACTACAGGAAGGAAGTTGTTCAGTATGTTCTTAAATCTATAGAAGAGGATAAAAGCCCAGAAATTAACATCCTCCAGGCCATGAGATTTGCGAGAAAAGCTTGGTTTTCTGTTAGCAAAACTACAATTAGTAATTGCTTAAAAAAAGCTGGATTCAAAGTCACGAATGTATCTGAACCTGAGAGCCTACAAGAGGAGCCAGAGATCTGTGAAACTTTTCCAGAATgggataaattatttactgaaTGTAGGAATGAGCAACAGGCGACTTTTCAGGATTTCGTTTCTATGGATAATAATGTACTCATTTCAGAGGAGCTCAATGATGATGACATAGTTGCTATGTATTCTTCTTTGGAcacagaagaagaagaagaggaaGAAGACTGTGAAGAGACTCCAGTGAAAATTTCAAAGTGTGAGGCAATGGAAGCTTTAGAAACTTTACACAAGTATTTCGAAATGTCAAATGTTGATGattctaatatttttgatcGAATTTATTATATCGAGAAACAGGTTTCAGCAACTAGCAATCAAGTACAAACAACCATTACCGATTACTTTAAGTCATAATCGttacaatattgttttttttttatatgtagtaCAATCATATCTACTACATTAAATTCTTAACACCAAAAATAcgcatttttattaacatttccacgtctaataaaagaataaaggcACATTTCTACCTCTGTAAAGGGGCCTCTGTAAATGAGAcaactataattttaaacctGTTTAATTGGAAAACTGGATTATTGGAAACTCTCAATAATTGGTACATATGTCTTGGTCCCTTGAGATCCCAATTAACCAGGTTTCACTGTACTTTAAACATACTGGGGTGCAAATTGTGATTGTACAGAGGTATAGGTAACTTAAAAAGTCATTATAAATGTACAGTAATTTGAAAGTGGTACTGCTGgccacaaagaaaaaaaaaagaacaaaaatagaatattggataaaatatttaaaaggtcAGAAGCGCGTATGTtacaatgttatttatatataatgaagttcactttttataatgttatggaTTAATACCTAATATGTAAaccaaatactaaaaatataagttcagccagttatttcagaaagtgcagttttaataactttcaaaACAAGTTCCAACAAAGATCATCAAATAGttctatattaaacattggTCCTCAATCGAGCCACATAATTTTCCAGCTCTTTGGTGTTTCAAGTttcgtttaaaataattttacaatataattgTCACGTACATAACATGAGATATATGCAGAGTGCAGCATCTTTTGTTTCCATTTACTTACAAATTCGTAAGTGCATATTCTACTCTGAAGTAACAAGAAACCTGGATTGCTTCTCTTTTTGCGCTACAACAATTATTTCTATAATACAATATGGCAAAGGGAGATTATTGACAACCTTGAGAGAGGTAAAAGAAATAGTTCTTCGTGAAGAATAGGTACGCGTACATCGGGTGTCTACAATCTGTTCAGTGCAAAAATTAAGAAGAAGAtttgtgtaataataatgaGAGCAGTGAAAATCGTGAGTACATTTGTAACactaagttaaaaataacattgacGTTCAACAAAAATCCAAATTTTTACACCCACCGACATTAAATGTATATAGTGTAATTATTAGatggataaataatttagtacAGGTAATATTAAGTGTACTTATATAAGTTACATTTATATCGCTTCGTGACTGTTtatctttttgtaaatatcatGGAAGGATTACTTAATTTACAGGCAAAActgaaatcaaaaataacaaagtcgttcattaattttaaaaactatccACAAGAAAATCTAACCCCAGAGTATGTAGAGGTtgtgttaaataatttagagCAGGATTGGAATTTGTATAAAGAAAATGacaacaaattgtacagtacTTCAAATCCAGAACAACTAGAATGTACAGACTATGTAAGTAATTGTATATATGATGAGGTCGCGGATATTTATACAACTTGCAAAacacaaatgaaaataacattaagaGCATTATGTATGGTTCATTCTTCGGCAGAGTCTCcctgtaatttaaataaatcagctTCTTCTGTTAAGTTACCGAAACTTACCATACCTGTTTTCTCAGGCAACTATACAGAATGGACTACATTTAGAAATCTATTCATGTCACTTATTCATCACAACATATCACTTGATAATGTACAGAAACTGCATTATCTCAAAGGTCACCTCACAGGGGAAGCTGAACAATTGATAAGGCATGTTCCCATCACAAGTtcaaattatatgttatgctGGGATAAATTAGAACGCAggtacaataacaaaaaacagTTGGCTACCAGTATTCTAAAAAGATTATTCGGGCaaaatactatattaaaaGAATCAGGTACCGCATTAAAACAGCTTTTAGATACCACTTGTGATTGTCTGAGTGCTCtaaaaaatttagaaattgATGTGAGTACTTGGGACATTCTCATTGTTCACATTCTTGCTGAGAAACTGGACCCGGAGAGTCGCAAGCAGTGGGAGCTGAGTGCATTTAGTTACGATGCAAATGAATTACCGACGTTCGAAAAGTTtcagtattttattgaaaatcgGTTTAGAGCTTTGGAATGCGTGGAAGCCAGTATTGAAAGTCGTAAGCCTAATAGATCACATAATTTATATAGTTCAAAGTCAATGTTTACTAAAGTTCAGCTCAGATTGCTGTGCGAGTATTGTTCCCAAACACATAAactatgtttttgtaaaaagttttcCAAACTTAAGTTAGAGCACAAGATagaatttgtaaataagaacaatatttgttataattgcTTAGGTGGTAATCACACATTAGTTAATTGTAAGAAATCTAGTACGTgtcaaatatgtaaaaaacgCCATCATTCACTTTTGCATACCGATCAATCGGAAATGTATAGTTCAAGGAACACCATAAAGTCTCAAGTAAATGTAGCAAGTCAATTACAAAATGAGTCAGTGGGTGcctgtaaacaaataaagtcaAAACAAGTAATATTGCCCACTGCGTTAGTCCACACCAGATCCGAAACTGGTGAACCCCGAGTGCTACGTGCCCTTGTAGACCAGGCTTCTGAGTCATGTTTTATAACAGAAGCTGCCGTACAACAACTGTGTCTTAAAAAGATTCCTCTAAATGGATCTGTTTCTGGTTTAGGAAATgacaaaacaattaatattaatcataTAGTTAAGTTACCTATTCATTCAAATGTTTGtcgttttaatattgaaatcgATGCACACATTGTTAAAAGTATAACTTCCAACTTACCAGATaaagaaattgataaaaaatatttttattggttagATCGACATCTTGCTGATCCAGATTTCAATAGGTCTAGTCAAGTGGACATGATTTTAGGGGCAAACATTTACagttatataattaaagaaggtttattaaaaaattgtgaagGTGATCTGATTGCTCAGGAAACAGTTTTTGGTTGGCTAATTTCTGGTGTTGTAAATAATGTGTAAATAAAGTTAGCAAAAAATTGAGAGGTTGGGCATGTAGGTATGTTCAAAGAGTAAAAAGTCCATTAGAATTATAAAGATTATCTACCTATTAGATTTAAGGCAACAAAAGGCCAAAATGAGTGAATAGATTAAAGTATCTTGTTATGTTACACtgcaaaattgtaaatacagTTAAGGTtcatcaatttaataattaagtttgtttatttgtgaaGGACATCTTGCCAATAGATGTCCTTGGGAGGCGGCATGTACAGTAATTTGAAAGTGGTACTGCTGgccacaaagaaaaaaaaaagaacaaaaatagaatattggataaaatatttaaaaggtcAGAAGCGCGTATGTtacaatgttatttatatataatgaagttcactttttataatgttatggaTTAATACCTAATATGTAAaccaaatactaaaaatataagttcagccagttatttcagaaagtgcagttttaataactttcaaaACAAGTTCCAACAAAGATCATCAAATAGTTctatattaaacaataaaactttTCTATAGGCTAAGCTATAAAGCTTATCGCCTAAACGTGGGTTCGTATATAtgtcaatttcataattttatttttaattccgatttaaaataaatacagattAGATCGCTTTAACAGAATCTACTTTAATGTTTTGCTCTTAAACGGTTCTGTTAGTGGAATATCGACCttattcaattattaatttttcttaatgAACGGGTCCGCTATAGGATTGTCGACCTTTTCGAATGGGTAATAAGGATGGTTTTGCCAAAACGAAGGCTGCGTGTAGCGCTTTTTAGAGTCGTACTGATTGATATCTTCCATCTCGCTCTTTTCTAAAGTAAAATCGAAAATGTTGATGTTTTCTCTCAGTCTCTTTGGGTTCGTCGTTTTCGCTACTGGCACGATGTTTCTGTCCAcctgaaaaatttaatacttatagtcacgtctgtatatcctgcgaggtagacagagccaacagtcatgaaaaaacggccacgttcagctgtttggctttatgatagaattgagattcaatttactacattttattttaacttggcaaaacaaaggttttatataattaggtccattaaaaaaatttgtcatCATTAGGTTTAACACAATGCATGATATTAACATATGAACATATATCAATActagttaatattatataactgaaactatgtttgtttgtccccatttcacgtcaaaactacttaaccgatctacatgaaattttgcatacatataatataaagaatgAGGTACGGAgatagtattatataatactagctgtcccagcaaacgttgttttgccatatatgtaaataatttttaattaatttctagttaaaaagacaatgttaagtgtggacaacatttatcactaaggggtatgaaaatagatgtcggccgattctcagacctactcaatatgctcacaaaatttcatgagaatctatatcaagccgtttcggaggagtacgggaacgaacattgtgacacgaaaattttatatacaatatagGAATGGAAGTAAAACAGTGTGGAATTATATCGTtaatcttcttattttattggacttCTTAAAAACACATCTTATAACGTCTTACATCGTACCACAGACTCCCTATTCTGTCTCTTAATGTTGCCAgcgtcaaaataattaaaagatcAGCTAACAAATATAAGattttgttgaagaaaatgctgcagtgcagtttgttaccgcttcttatgcactgacgccttggaagcggcagtaaacctagtttttaagtaatttatttgacgtcaaccaatgttgttaaaccatacgttttgacaattattaagcgatatatagtatcctatagtaatgaataaaattttttaatttgaattaacaAGCTTTACGTTTTTTTAACACGGTCATAAGTACTATTCACGCGGACAGAGTCGCGGGCAATATCCAGTATGCATTTAACTTACCAGCCATCTCAATACCACTTGTGGTGTACTCTTGCCATATTTCTGAGCAATCTTCACCAGCTTTGGGTCATCCACTCTGGGGCCGGGGAACATCATTCCGAACCTCATGACCAAAGAGCCAAGGGGGCTGTAACCCATGACCACAAGACCTTGGGATTGGGCATACGAAACTAGATCCGTTTGTATGATTTGAGGGTGTATCTGTaagattaatacatacatacatacatacatacataaaatcacgcctctttcccggaggggtaggcagagactacctcgttccacttgccacgatctctgcacacttccttcgcttcatccacattcataactctcttcatgcaagctggCCGgattcgggtacttttgacctgaccctttaccaggacgtccttaatgtAAGAttaattgtgttttttatcttttatttatttttaaattctagaGCGATGATTTATTAtgactttacatacatacatgtggtcacgtctatatcccttgcggggtagacagagccaacagtcttgaaacgactgaatggccacgttcagctatacggcttaatggtagaattgagattcaaatagtgactgacaggttgctaacccatcgcctaaaaaagaattccaagtttgtaagcctatgacttagttaccttttacgacatccatgggaaagagatggagtggtcctattctttttgtctatcagtgccgggaaccacacggcacatgcgtaggtataaatatttacaaacctCTATCTGCAAAACTGCCGGCTTTATATTCCCCTCAGTCAGGACCCTTCGAATCTGATCCTCATTGAAGTTGGAGACGCCGATGCCTTTAGCCAGACCCTGGTTGACCACGTCCTCGAGACCGCGCCAAGTTTCCATGAAGTCCACAGAGGAGTGCGTATAGTCGTcctgttaaataaatagatattacctgtatcaaatagaGGGTGCCCATCGGCGCGACTTGtgtatacaaattaattaagaaaacCGAATCTTGGAAAATTATAGCCAACAGAATGcacatcataaaaaaaaatagttatctatatattctgtatgtatttaactatgtatgtattttatatgtatatatatatatattctgtatgtattttacatatcttgatcaaattaaggacgtcctggtaaagggtcaggtcaaaagtacccgaaaccgccgagcttgcatgaaatgagttatgaatgtggatgaagcgaaggaaatatgcagagatcgtggcaagtggaaagaggtagtctctgcctacccctccgggaaagaggcgtgattttatgtatgtatgtatttaactatattcaaacatttatttatcttgctctgcgccaacgccgatctcctgtttggtttccttccacccaaaggttgactggaagagattgctttagagataagtccgcctttgtaccatctatatctgctttgtgttgttttgtatgttttactcttatggtgcaataaagagttttatctatctatctaaagtAAACGTTAGCGAGTCTATTTGTGTAATTAaccctttttattatataaatacatcacTTTAGGACAGTAAAGGTCTTTAAATTGCACTCATAGTTTATGTAACTTTCTATTTGTAAACGACTGTTTGTtgccttaataaaaaaaaaaagaaatctttgtcatcgcgatttagattcttcgctggcTGAgcttggctgagcgcgtcaatttacatacatacataaaatcacgcctctttcccggaggggtaggcagagactacctctttccacttgccacgatctctgcatacttccttcgcttcatccacattcataactctcttcatgcaagctcggcggtttcgggcactctcgacctgaccctttaccaggacgtccttaatttgatcaagatacgttcgtctaggtcttcccactccgacctttccctccacactctcaatttcttcgcgatgattgacattTGGTGTAGGTATGACATAAGTGATGTAgtcacatatttatttatttagccgtgtgccgtgtggttcccggtatcaatagaaaaaagaataggaccactccatctcttttccatggatgtcgtaaaaggcgactgaaggataagcttacaaacttgattCTTCTATAAGGCGATGTGCTATCAATCACTACATCCTAAATCTCGTTTAACATTGAACTATAtgtagaattgagtttcaaacagtgacaggttgctagcccatcgcctaaaagaagaatcccaagttattaagcctatccgttagtcgccattttacgacatccacgggaacaagatggattggtcctattctcttcttttattgatgccgggaaccacacggcactaataaaaaaataaaatacttacatttaaaCCCAAAGGCCAATGCATCAAGTACAAATCTACGTAGTCCAAGCCAAGCTTCTCCAAAGACGTCTTCAGGGCTTCAGTCACTTGTTCCCTCTTGTGCTGGGTATTCCATagctgtaaaatattttaatgtgagTTTTAatagctacatacatacatacatatgttcacgtctatatcccttgtggggtagacagagccaacagtcttgaaaagactgataggccacgctcagctatttggcttaatgatagaattgagattcaaatagtgacaggttgctagcccaccgcctaaaaaaagaatccaaagtttgaaagcctatcccttagtcgccttttacgacatccataggaaagagatggagtggtcctattcttttttgtactggtgccgggaaccacacggcattttaatAGCTCCATCtacatatactaatattataaagctgaagagtttgtttgaacgcgcaaatctcaggaagtactggttcgaattgaaaaaaatatttttgcgttgaatagactatttatcgaggaaggctttagactataacattacgctgcaactataaggagcaaagaaataatggaaaatgtgaaaaaaatcggggaaaattattcatccttgagggcttcaatgatgcccaaaataattattccacgcggacgaagtcgcaggcacagctagtttggaataaaaatatatgaacagTGTCAGTATGATTTACAGAAGCAAAAGCCATTTTGGTACAAAAGTTGTTATAGATTAGGTAAGTTTTC
Proteins encoded in this window:
- the LOC106131763 gene encoding LYR motif-containing protein 4 — translated: MAGTSKTQILSLYKALMRESQKFPNYNFRSYALRRVRDAFKENQSVTDTKTITKQIEFAKDNLSMLKRQVIIGNMYKTEKLVIENLG
- the LOC132903743 gene encoding tigger transposable element-derived protein 6-like: MSKRKYKTLSVSEKLKLLSDYDCGKSRDELCRENNIPKSTLCRIIQNNEKIRSQCIDGKGKLKRIRAAEYPELEKCLCTWIKQRKLKNLQKKLHFDNFSGSNGWLEGFKKRNDITFKNVCGESNSVDNNECNEWIKNLPALLHDYSPDDVFNADEAGLFYKCLPDKTFTFKGQPCHGGKLSKDRVTVLVSANMSGTEKLPLLLIGKSKSPRCFKGIKMLPVNYKNNKKAWMTSELFADWLKKVNADMRAQKRKIIMFVDNCTAHNNMPKLDYVTLLYLPANTTSKLQPMDQGIINNFKVYYRKEVVQYVLKSIEEDKSPEINILQAMRFARKAWFSVSKTTISNCLKKAGFKVTNVSEPESLQEEPEICETFPEWDKLFTECRNEQQATFQDFVSMDNNVLISEELNDDDIVAMYSSLDTEEEEEEEDCEETPVKISKCEAMEALETLHKYFEMSNVDDSNIFDRIYYIEKQVSATSNQVQTTITDYFKS
- the LOC106131759 gene encoding aldo-keto reductase AKR2E4: MAAASEVPKLKLNNGAEMPAIALGTFLGFDQNGPVKSENKHLRDVVMEAIDVGYRHFDTATIYNTEDEVGEAINMKIRDGKVKREDVFVTTKLWNTQHKREQVTEALKTSLEKLGLDYVDLYLMHWPLGLNDDYTHSSVDFMETWRGLEDVVNQGLAKGIGVSNFNEDQIRRVLTEGNIKPAVLQIEIHPQIIQTDLVSYAQSQGLVVMGYSPLGSLVMRFGMMFPGPRVDDPKLVKIAQKYGKSTPQVVLRWLVDRNIVPVAKTTNPKRLRENINIFDFTLEKSEMEDINQYDSKKRYTQPSFWQNHPYYPFEKVDNPIADPFIKKN